In Candidatus Roseilinea sp., one DNA window encodes the following:
- the hpt gene encoding hypoxanthine phosphoribosyltransferase codes for MSDELTAGIKHILFTEAQIAARVAELGAQISRDYAGKDLLLVCILRGGVVFLADLMRHITIPCSLDFMAVTSYGIGARTSNRSPRIMLDLREDIAGRNVLLVEDIVDSGYTFDHLLQLLRTREPASLKVCALLNKPARREVHVPIDYLGFEIPDVYVCGYGIDADERYRNLPYIAAV; via the coding sequence ATGTCCGATGAATTGACGGCAGGCATCAAGCACATCCTGTTTACCGAAGCGCAGATCGCTGCCCGCGTGGCCGAGTTGGGCGCGCAGATCTCACGCGACTATGCCGGCAAAGACTTGCTGCTGGTGTGCATCCTCCGCGGCGGCGTGGTTTTCCTGGCCGACTTGATGCGTCACATCACCATCCCGTGCAGCCTCGACTTCATGGCGGTCACGTCGTATGGCATCGGCGCGCGCACGTCCAACCGTTCGCCGCGCATCATGCTCGACCTGCGCGAGGACATCGCCGGCCGCAACGTGTTGCTGGTGGAGGACATCGTGGACAGCGGCTACACCTTCGACCACCTGTTGCAGTTGCTGCGCACGCGCGAGCCGGCGTCGCTCAAAGTGTGCGCCCTGCTGAACAAGCCGGCGCGCCGCGAGGTGCACGTGCCGATTGATTACCTAGGCTTCGAGATCCCCGACGTATACGTGTGCGGCTATGGCATTGACGCCGACGAGCGCTACCGAAACCTGCCCTATATTGCGGCGGTGTAG
- a CDS encoding mandelate racemase: MSFPVMKITKVETLYLRLPEITERADGTQDTLIVRVHTDAGIIGIGEVDSSPLVAKAIIEAPMSHAIARGLAECVIGQNPLDIEVLWQRMYQGSIFFGRGGAAQQAMSGIDMALWDIAGQFYQQPVYRLLGGGFRTKFRAYASILFGDTPEETYEIGRRWTDAGFTAVKFGWGPLGQSEAGDLAHVRAARQGVGDDNEFMIDAGLAYDTTTAIRRAHQFAEFQPYWFEEPLQPDNYDGYARLVANSPLRIAAGEQEITLRDFERLLGCGIAVAQPDIARVGGLTNARRIGQLTHHLNRMCVNHSYKTGVSIAASLHFLAALPNTYWLEYCVEQGALRQKLTRQTFPVVDGYVSVPETPGLGVELDEEIVEKYLVR, translated from the coding sequence ATGTCTTTCCCTGTCATGAAGATCACCAAAGTAGAAACGCTTTATCTGCGCCTGCCGGAGATCACCGAGCGCGCCGACGGCACACAAGATACGCTGATCGTGCGCGTGCACACCGACGCAGGCATCATCGGCATCGGCGAGGTGGACTCCTCGCCCCTCGTGGCGAAGGCGATCATCGAAGCGCCGATGTCACACGCCATCGCGCGCGGCCTGGCCGAATGCGTGATCGGCCAGAACCCGCTCGACATCGAGGTGCTGTGGCAGCGCATGTATCAAGGCAGCATTTTCTTCGGGCGCGGCGGCGCGGCCCAGCAGGCCATGTCCGGCATAGACATGGCGCTGTGGGATATCGCCGGTCAGTTCTATCAGCAGCCGGTCTATCGCTTGCTCGGCGGCGGCTTCAGGACGAAGTTCCGCGCCTATGCATCCATCCTGTTCGGCGACACGCCGGAGGAGACATACGAGATCGGCCGGCGCTGGACGGACGCCGGCTTCACCGCCGTGAAGTTCGGCTGGGGGCCGCTGGGCCAGTCGGAGGCGGGCGACCTGGCCCACGTGCGCGCGGCGCGCCAAGGCGTGGGCGACGACAACGAATTCATGATTGACGCCGGCCTGGCCTACGACACAACGACGGCGATCCGGCGCGCGCACCAGTTCGCTGAGTTCCAACCCTACTGGTTCGAAGAGCCGCTGCAGCCGGACAACTACGATGGCTATGCGCGCCTGGTGGCGAATTCGCCGCTGCGCATCGCCGCCGGTGAGCAGGAGATCACGCTGCGCGACTTCGAGCGCTTGCTCGGGTGCGGCATTGCCGTGGCGCAGCCGGATATAGCGCGCGTGGGCGGCTTGACCAACGCGCGGCGCATCGGCCAGCTGACGCATCACCTCAACCGCATGTGCGTCAATCACTCTTACAAAACCGGCGTGAGCATCGCGGCTTCGTTGCACTTCCTGGCAGCGCTGCCGAACACCTACTGGCTGGAGTATTGCGTCGAGCAGGGCGCGTTGCGACAAAAGCTCACCCGCCAGACCTTCCCGGTAGTGGATGGCTATGTGAGCGTGCCGGAAACGCCGGGGCTAGGCGTGGAGCTCGACGAGGAAATCGTCGAGAAGTATCTGGTGCGTTAG
- the recR gene encoding recombination protein RecR has product MTSNPTLPPSVTRLIDALSQLPGIGPKSASRLAFFLLRSPAETSLALADALRDLKARTRLCSVCFNITESDPCAICADPARDHGLVCVVEEPLDVAAIERSRVYRGVYHVLHGVISPINGVGPDDLRIEELIGRLRRSAEAGRPVREVILGTNPTVEGEMTASFIQRKLANLEVSVTRLARGLPVGGDLEYADEVTLSRALEGRQRM; this is encoded by the coding sequence ATGACATCCAATCCCACGCTTCCCCCCTCGGTCACGCGGCTCATTGATGCGCTGTCGCAGCTCCCCGGCATCGGCCCCAAGTCGGCCTCGCGGCTGGCGTTCTTCCTGCTGCGTTCACCCGCGGAGACATCGCTTGCGCTGGCCGATGCGCTGCGCGATCTGAAGGCGCGCACGCGACTGTGTTCGGTGTGCTTCAACATCACCGAGAGCGACCCCTGCGCCATCTGTGCCGATCCGGCGCGCGACCACGGCCTGGTCTGCGTGGTGGAAGAACCGCTCGACGTCGCCGCCATCGAGCGCTCGCGGGTCTATCGCGGCGTCTATCATGTCCTGCACGGTGTCATCTCGCCGATCAACGGCGTCGGCCCCGATGATCTGCGCATCGAGGAGCTGATCGGTCGCCTGCGACGATCGGCAGAGGCCGGCCGGCCGGTGCGCGAGGTCATCCTCGGCACGAACCCCACCGTAGAGGGCGAGATGACCGCATCGTTCATCCAGCGCAAGCTGGCCAACCTAGAAGTCAGCGTGACACGCCTGGCGCGCGGCCTGCCGGTCGGCGGCGACCTGGAGTATGCCGATGAGGTCACGCTCAGCCGCGCGCTCGAAGGCCGGCAGCGCATGTGA
- a CDS encoding nucleoid-associated protein, YbaB/EbfC family gives MAKGRRSDYVPRGTQPAGGGMQPGMLEKIKKMQEEMAATQAALETELINVTAAGGAVTIVITGHQRVQSIKLDPALIDPNDVAMLEDTLVAAINEAIVASQEHSARRLEAVTGGIEIPGLF, from the coding sequence ATGGCTAAAGGACGACGAAGCGACTATGTGCCGCGCGGGACACAGCCCGCCGGCGGGGGCATGCAGCCCGGCATGTTGGAGAAGATCAAGAAGATGCAGGAGGAGATGGCCGCGACGCAGGCGGCCCTGGAGACTGAGCTGATCAACGTCACAGCCGCCGGCGGCGCGGTCACCATCGTGATCACCGGCCACCAGCGCGTACAGAGCATCAAGCTCGATCCGGCGCTGATTGATCCCAACGACGTGGCGATGCTCGAAGATACGCTCGTGGCGGCCATCAACGAAGCGATCGTCGCGTCGCAGGAGCATTCCGCGCGGCGGCTGGAGGCCGTGACCGGCGGTATCGAGATCCCCGGCCTGTTCTGA